The genomic segment GGTTTTTTAGTTTCAAATGGGGTCTCTTGAAATGTGACTACTATCAATCGCATTCAGGAGGCCCTTTTATTTAGGCCCATGTTATGGAATTTTCTAAAACCAAGATTAAAATATGTCCGAGGTGTAAACGCTCCTTTTCTTGTCAACAGGAAGAGGGATGTTGGTGCTCAAAATTGAAGTTCTCTAAGGAGATTCTCGAAAAAATTCGTGCGGCTTATTCCGATTGTTTATGTGAGTATTGTTTAAAGGGGCTTTTAATAAGTTCTCATAGTAAGAATGACCAACTTCCCTTATAATAAACCCCTTAGAAAGGGGTTTTATGCATCAAACAAAAAATAAAACCAACATGGTCTGGATCGATATGGAAATGACCGGACTTGATCCGGAAAAGGAACGGATCATTGAAATTGCAACGCTCATTACCGATAAAGATTTAAATCTTTTAGGAGAAGGACCCAATTTGGTGATTCATCAGGATGCGAAAGTTTTGGATGGAATGGATGAGTGGAATCAAAAGCATCATAAGAAGTCGGGCTTGTTAGATCAGGTTAAAAATTCCCAAATGACGGTCAAAAAGGCTGAACGATTGACGTTGGGTTTTATTAAGAAATTTTGTCTTCCTAAAAAATCACCGCTTTGTGGAAATGCCGTTCATCATGATCGCCGATTTTTAATGAAGTATATGCCCTCTTTGAGCCATTATCTTCATTATAGGCATGTCGATGTGAGTACACTCAAAATCCTTATTCATGGCTGGTACCCTCAGGATAAAAAGAAATTTCCTAAAAAATCGGATGCTCATCGTGCTTCAGATGATATTCGCCGATCGATTGAAGAACTACGCTTTTATCAAAAGAATTATTTTATTCAACAGTGAAAAAAAGGGGTGAGTCGTGAGGGGTGAGTCGTGAGTAAAAAATAAACTTTTTTAAATCTTATGAGATTTTATTGTGTTTTATTTTTGATGATTGAATTCCTTATTCTCTTTAGTCTTCAAAGCCCCGCAGGTCAAAATTCTGATGAAGTTTCTTTTGATGATGTCTATGATCAGGGAGCACAGTGGGTTGAAGACCCTGTGCCGGACGAAATTCTTGAAGAAATTCAAATTCCTTCCAAAGAGGATTGGAGGATTTTCTGGAGAGAGGTAGAGCGGGTCCTTCATTCTTAAAACATTGAGGACTTTGGCTGCGTATAATGCAGGGGCGGGTAGGGTGGCAGAGCTTCTTAAGAAGCGTCATGCCCATACGTTTGATACCATTGAAGATGATTTGCCTTTGGAAACACAGATGTATGTACCAAAAGTTTTGGCGATTGTGTCCTTACGTGAGAACATGGATTTGGAGAATATAAAATGATTCAGGAAATAGGTTTAGTTGCAGCAGTGATATTGCCGTTATGGAATGTTCCACTGATTGTTCGTATCATCAAAAGAAAATCCTCCAGGGATATGAGTCTTTACTGGGCAGGGGGCGTTTGGATCTGCCTTGTTTTGATGGCCCCCTCTGGTTTTGTTACTGGAGATAGGGTCTGGCGGGTATTTAATGTGGAAAATTTTTTCTTTTTTAGTTGTGTTCTTATAACCATTCTTATTTATCGTAAACGCTGATGATTTCATTATGCCAGCCCAACTTCAGATTAAAAATGCTTTTAAACAATACGGTCCTCGTGTCATCTTCGATGATGTCAATGCCTCTTTTTCTACGGATCAAAAGATAGGTGTCATTGGGAGAAATGGGGCAGGGAAGTCTACGCTTTGTAAAATGATTACGGGTCAAGAAGAGATGGATCAGGGCAATCTTTGTAAGAGTTCAGATCTTCGCTTGAGTTATCTTGAGCAGCATGATGCCTTTGATCCCCAAGAAACCGTGCTCGGTTTTCTGACACGCTATACCCAAAAAGAGGAATGGGAATGTGCCAAAATGGCATCCCGATTTCATCTCAAACATACGTCTCTTAATCTTCCCATTGGAAATTTACCAGGCGGGTATCAGACGCGAGTTAAACTTGCGGCCATGCTCTTACCAGAGCCTAATTTTCTGATTCTGGACG from the Chlamydiota bacterium genome contains:
- a CDS encoding cysteine-rich CWC family protein; the encoded protein is MEFSKTKIKICPRCKRSFSCQQEEGCWCSKLKFSKEILEKIRAAYSDCLCEYCLKGLLISSHSKNDQLPL
- the orn gene encoding oligoribonuclease → MHQTKNKTNMVWIDMEMTGLDPEKERIIEIATLITDKDLNLLGEGPNLVIHQDAKVLDGMDEWNQKHHKKSGLLDQVKNSQMTVKKAERLTLGFIKKFCLPKKSPLCGNAVHHDRRFLMKYMPSLSHYLHYRHVDVSTLKILIHGWYPQDKKKFPKKSDAHRASDDIRRSIEELRFYQKNYFIQQ